One genomic region from Gopherus flavomarginatus isolate rGopFla2 chromosome 20, rGopFla2.mat.asm, whole genome shotgun sequence encodes:
- the ARHGEF11 gene encoding rho guanine nucleotide exchange factor 11 isoform X7 gives MSVRPPQTALDRLSSLSSLGDSTTGRRSPGHRRQPSDCTETTGLVQRCVIIQKDQDGFGFTVSGDRIVLVQSVRPGGAAMKAGVQEGDRIVKVNGTMVTNSSHLEVVKLIKSGAYVALTLLGSPPPSVVLSSPQQDMSVSGAPGIAPLCPPPPPPPPLPPPQRITGPKPLQDPEVQKHATQILRNMLRQEEAELQRFCEVYSRNPATTLEERIEGARRRVSQLQLKIQQETGGSVDLGRPCCNSSSASLRGTEGRLSLDSQDGDSGLDSGTERFPSVSEISLNRNSVLSDPGLDSPRTSPVITSKMFQHHRRQGSDTPFLPIAEQGVDRTPRPLIIGPEEDYDPGYFNNEQCDSLFQDLGKLKSRPAHLGVFLRYIFSQADPSPLLFYLCAEVCQQMNSKDSRALGKEIWNIFLEKNAPLRIKVSEQLLADIESRLRNGEDVRSAFSEAQDAAMPEIQEQIQDYRTKRTMGLGSLYGENDLLDLDGDPQKERQVAEKQLAQLGDILSKYEEDRSSPMAFALSTYMSHTGIRMREARPASTSEKSQAFPDKDKWLPFFPKAKKQSSSTKKDKDVMEDKKRNPILKYIGKPKSSSQSTFHVPLSPVEVKPGNVRNIIQHFENNQHCESQEPGTQRLSTGSFPEELLDSDSSRSEVKLGRSESLKGREEMKKSRKAENVPRSRSDVDMDAAAEATRLHQSASSSASSLSTRSLENPTPPYTPKMGRRSIDSPSLGFGTDSFLPHLLEDDLGQLSDLEPEPDSQNWQHTVGREVMADLTHREIDRQEVINELFATEASHLRILRVLDVLFYQRMKRENLLSREELGLLFPNLPDLIDIHNSLSESMKKLREEGPIIKEIGDLMLSRFDGPAREEIQQVAADFCSYQSIALELIKTKQRKETRFQIFMQEAESNPQCRRLQLKDLIISEMQRLTKYPLLLENILKHTDGGTPEHKKLCRARDQCREILRYVNEAVKRAENRHRLEAYQKRLDATSLERTSNPLAAEFKNLDLTSRRMIHEGALSWRISKEKTLDLHVLLLEDLLVLLQKQDEKLVLKFHSKTAPGSSDTKQTFSPVLKLNSMLIRSVATDKRALFIICTSELGPQIYELVALTPSEKNTWMELLEEAVQSAMRNATSPPKRRARELPIHRPAPSSLVLQDPDVSPILSQADSSGMEVDDVSSADDNPPDFLGKAKHPVLPEEPEAEGSEEEEEEEGEEAPAAPVPAQSSAELDEAGVSEEPGPSMHLPLPGLVLTEGLAESALEDVENLRHLILRSLLPCRDPEPEDDLTPTPSVAGGAAQPWDSVLSSQDSGCQEHSGRGGPTTDRAGLPGHSPSGRPEPELESESRPSAGDVEETGWSSDGGREASQEVERPPAAEGQGGYKVVRKGNYFYVSMPAGPAESSTEPPVPKPPASPVEQPPSPPCPALGSQQHDQDSTLGPGSLDGAPPPEPPAPSLVIQDVDMIFRTIEQLTLKLTRLKDVELAHRELLRSLGRGSSTEITPVGVTALEMGQWLECPPCPASDHCPSPARRGCRPQQPASSAAEPPRRSPSAPMPCQGDLPKDGWVAGVAGHPLDPPNLGKDPWEVGKPEC, from the exons GTTTGGTCCAACGCTGCGTCATCATCCAGAAGGATCAAGATGGCTTTGGCTTCACCGTCAGCGGGGACCGGATCGTCCTGGTGCAGTCTGTCCGGCCAG GAGGAGCGGCCATGAAAGCCGGAGTGCAAGAGGGTGACCGGATCGTCAAG GTGAACGGCACAATGGTGACAAACAGCTCCCATCTCGAAGTGGTGAAACTCATCAAAT CCGGCGCCTACGTTGCGCTGACCCTCCTGGGGTCTCCTCCTCCTTCAGTGGTTCTCTCCAGCCCTCAGCAAGACATGAGCGTATCGGGGGCACCCGGGATTGCACCCCTGTGCCCCCCGCCACCTCCCCCGCCTCCGTTGCCTCCGCCGCAGCGCATCACAGGACCCAAACCATTGCAG GATCCAGAAGTTCAGAAGCACGCGACTCAGATCCTCCGCAACATGCTGAGACAGGAGGAGGCCGAGTTACAG CGATTCTGCGAGGTGTACAGCCGGAACCCCGCCACCACGCTGGAGGAACGGATCGAGGGGGCGCGCAGAAGGGTCAGCCAGCTGCAGCTCAAGATCCAACAGGAGACGGGCGGCTCAGTG GATCTGGGGCGGCCGTGCTGCAATTCCAGCTCAGCCAGTCTCCGGGGGACAGAAG GTCGCCTCTCTCTGGACTCTCAGGATGGCGACAGCGGTTTGGATTCAGGCACTGAGCGGTTCCCTTCGGTGAGCGAG ATCTCTCTGAACCGGAACTCCGTTCTGTCCGACCCCGGCCTCGACAGCCCACGCACCTCCCCGGTCATCACCTCCAAGATGTTCCAGCACCATCGCCGCCAAGGCTCGGACACGCCCTTCCTGCCCATCGCGGAGCAG GGCGTGGACCGGACGCCGAGGCCTCTCATCATCGGGCCAGAGGAAGATTACGATCCGGGGTATTTCAACAACGAG cagtgCGACTCCCTCTTCCAGGACCTGGGGAAGCTCAAATCCCGACCAGCTCACCTGGGCGTCTTCCTGCGCTACATCTTCTCCCAGGCAGACCCGAGCCCCCTG CTCTTCTATTTGTGCGCAGAAGTTTGCCAGCAAATGAACTCCAAGGATTCCCGGGCGTTGGGGAAGGAGATCTGGAACATCTTCTTGGAGAAGAACGCG CCTCTGAGAATTAAAGTGTCTGAGCAGTTACTAGCTGACATAG AGTCTCGCTTGCGGAACGGGGAGGATGTCCGAAGCGCCTTCTCCGAGGCTCAGGACGCAGCGATGCCCGAGATCCAGGAGCAGATCCAGGACTACAG GACGAAGCGCACCATGGGGCTGGGAAGCCTGTATGGAGAAAACGACCTGCTGGATCTGGATGGCGATCCCCAGAAGGAGCGCCAGGTGGCTGAGAAGCAGCTTGCGCAGCTGGGTGACATACT GTCGAAATATGAAGAGGACAGGAG CTCCCCCATGGCCTTTGCCCTCAGCACCTACATGAGCCACACGGGGATCCGGATGCGGGAGGCCCGGCCAGCCAGCACCAGCGAGAAGTCCCAGGCCTTCCCAGACAAGGACAAGTGGCTGCCCTTTTTCCCCAAGGCCAAGAAG CAGAGCAGCAGCACGAAGAAGGACAAAGATGTGATGGAGGATAAGAAACGCAATCCCATCCTGAAATACATTGGGAAGCCCAAAAGCTCCTCCCAGAGTA CATTTCATGTCCCTTTGTCCCCTGTGGAAG TCAAACCTGGCAATGTGAGGAACATCATCCAGCACTTTGAAAACAACCAGCATTGTGAGTCCCAGGAGCCTGGCACGCAGCGTCTCTCCACCGGCAGCTTCCCTGAAGAGCTGCTGGACTCAGACAG TTCCAGGTCAGAAGTCAAGCTGGGCCGGTCGGAGAGCCTGAAAGGGCGGGAGGAGATGAAGAAATCGCGAAAGGCGGAGAACGTGCCACGGTCCCGGAGCGACGTGGACATGGACGCTGCAGCAGAGGCCACGCGGCTTCACCAGTCGGCGTCGTCTTCGGCATCCAGCCTGTCCACGAG GTCCCTGGAAAACCCCACTCCTCCCTACACACCCAAGATGGGGCGCAG GAGCATTGATTCCCCCAGTCTGGGCTTCGGCACcgactccttcctcccccacctgctggaggatgacctgggccagctgtcgGACCTGGAGCCGGAACCAGACTCTCAGAACTGGCAGCACACTGTCGGCCGGGAGGTCATGGCTGACCTGACCCACAGGGAGATAGACCGCCAGGAGGTGATCAACG AGCTCTTTGCCACGGAGGCGTCTCACCTGCGGATCCTCCGAGTCCTGGACGTCCTCTTCTACCAGCGGATGAAGAGGGAGAACTTGCTATCgcgggaggagctggggctgctctTCCCCAACCTCCCGGACCTGATCGACATCCACA ATTCTCTGTCTGAATCCATGAAGAAGCTCCGAGAAGAAGGACCAATCATCAAAGAGATCGGGGATCTCATGCTTTCTCGG TTCGACGGGCCAGCACGGGAGGAAATCCAGCAGGTGGCAGCTGATTTCTGCTCATACCAGTCCATCGCCCTGGAGCTGATCAAAACCAAGCAGCGCAAGGAGACCCGCTTCCAGATCTTCATGCAG GAAGCCGAGAGCAACCCGCAGTGCCGACGCCTGCAGCTGAAGGACCTGATCATCTCCGAGATGCAGCGCCTGACCAAGTacccgctgctgctggagaataTCCTCAAGCACACGGACG GCGGGACCCCGGAGCACAAGAAGCTGTGCCGTGCCCGCGACCAGTGCCGGGAGATCCTCAGGTACGTGAATGAGGCGGTGAAGCGGGCGGAGAACCGGCACCGGCTGGAGGCCTACCAGAAACGCCTGGATGCCACGTCTCTGGAGCGGACCAGCAACCCGCTGGCAGCTGAGTTCAAG AACCTCGACCTCACCTCCCGGCGCATGATCCATGAGGGGGCTTTGAGCTGGCGCATCAGCAAGGAGAAGACATTGG ATCTGCacgtgctgctgctggaggacctCCTGGTGCTGCTGCAGAAACAGGACGAGAAGCTGGTGCTGAAATTTCACAGCAAGACGGCGCCGGGCTCCTCGGACACCAAGCAGACCTTCAGCCCCGTCCTGAAGCTCAACTCCATGCTCATCCGCTCTGTGGCCACAG ACAAACGAGCCCTTTTCATCATCTGCACTTCCGAGCTGGGGCCCCAGATCTACGAGCTGGTGGCGCTGACGCCCTCAGAGAAAAACAC GTGGatggagctgctggaggaggcGGTGCAGAGCGCCATGAGGAACGCCACCTCCCCCCCCAAACGCCGGGCCCGGGAGCTGCCCATCCACAGGCCGGCCCCATCCAG CCTGGTGCTGCAAGACCCCGACGTCTCCCCGATCCTCTCCCAAGCCGACAGCTCCGGGATGGAGGTGGACGATGTCTCTTCAG CGGATGACAATCCCCCCGACTTCCTGGGCAAGGCGAAGCATCCGGTGCTGCCAGAGGAGCCGGAGGCCGAAggcagcgaggaggaggaggaggaagagggggaggaggcaCCGGCTGCCCCTGTGCCGGCACAGAGCTCTGCGGAATTAGATGAAGCTGGAGTGTCTGAGGAACCGGGGCCCAGCATGCACCTGCCCCTCCCGGGGCTTGTGTTGACCGAGGGACTGGCCGAATCGGCCCTGGAGGACG TGGAGAACCTGCGGCATCTGATCCTGCGCAGCCTGCTGCCCTGCCGGGACCCGGAGCCTGAGGACGACCTGACCCCCACGCCCTCGGTGGCTGGAGGAGCCGCGCAGCCCTGGGACTCGGTGCTGTCCAGCCAGGACTCGGGCTGCCAGGAGCACTCGGGGCGGGGCGGCCCCACCACGGACAGGGCTGGTCTCCCGGGCCACTCGCCCAGCGGCAGGCCGGAGCCAGAGCTGGAGTCGGAAAGCCGGCCGAGTGCGGGGGACGTGGAGGAGACGGGCTGGAGTTCAGACGGCGGTCGGGAGGCGTCCCAGGAAGTGGAGAGGCCCCCGGCTGCGGAGGGGCAGGGCGGCTACAAAGTGGTCCGGAAAG GGAATTACTTCTACGTCAGCATGCCCGCCGGCCCTGCAGAGTCCTCCACGGAGCCCCCTGTCCCCAAGCCACCAGCGAGCCCCGTGGAGCAGCCCCCCAGCCCGCCTTGCCCCGCCCTTGGCTCCCAGCAGCACGACCAGGACAGCACGTTGGGCCCTGGCAGCCTTGATGgggccccaccccctgagccgcctgcccccagcctggtGATCCAGGACGTTGACATGATCTTCCGGACGATAGAACAGCTCACGCTGAAACTCACCAGGCTAAAG GACGTGGAGCTGGCCCATCGCGAGTTGCTGCGGTCTCTGGGAAGAGGTTCGTCGACTGAGATCACCCCGGTGGGGGTCACCGCACTGGAGATGGGCCAGTGGCTGGAatgcccaccctgccctgccagcgatcactgcccctcccctgcccggCGAGGCTGCAGACCCCAGCAGCCAGCGAGCTCG GCTGCCGAGCCCCCTCGGAGGAGCCCCTCTGCACCAATGCCCTGCCAGGGAGATCTCCCCAAAGATGGCTGGGtagctggagtggcagggcaccCGCTGGACCCACCCAACCTGGGGAAAGacccctgggaggtagggaagcCCGAATGTTGA
- the ARHGEF11 gene encoding rho guanine nucleotide exchange factor 11 isoform X2 has translation MSVRPPQTALDRLSSLSSLGDSTTGRRSPGHRRQPSDCTETTGLVQRCVIIQKDQDGFGFTVSGDRIVLVQSVRPGGAAMKAGVQEGDRIVKVNGTMVTNSSHLEVVKLIKSGAYVALTLLGSPPPSVVLSSPQQDMSVSGAPGIAPLCPPPPPPPPLPPPQRITGPKPLQDPEVQKHATQILRNMLRQEEAELQRFCEVYSRNPATTLEERIEGARRRVSQLQLKIQQETGGSVDLGRPCCNSSSASLRGTEGRLSLDSQDGDSGLDSGTERFPSVSEISLNRNSVLSDPGLDSPRTSPVITSKMFQHHRRQGSDTPFLPIAEQGVDRTPRPLIIGPEEDYDPGYFNNEQCDSLFQDLGKLKSRPAHLGVFLRYIFSQADPSPLLFYLCAEVCQQMNSKDSRALGKEIWNIFLEKNAPLRIKVSEQLLADIESRLRNGEDVRSAFSEAQDAAMPEIQEQIQDYRTKRTMGLGSLYGENDLLDLDGDPQKERQVAEKQLAQLGDILSKYEEDRSSPMAFALSTYMSHTGIRMREARPASTSEKSQAFPDKDKWLPFFPKAKKSSSTKKDKDVMEDKKRNPILKYIGKPKSSSQSTFHVPLSPVEVKPGNVRNIIQHFENNQHCESQEPGTQRLSTGSFPEELLDSDSSRSEVKLGRSESLKGREEMKKSRKAENVPRSRSDVDMDAAAEATRLHQSASSSASSLSTRSLENPTPPYTPKMGRRSIDSPSLGFGTDSFLPHLLEDDLGQLSDLEPEPDSQNWQHTVGREVMADLTHREIDRQEVINELFATEASHLRILRVLDVLFYQRMKRENLLSREELGLLFPNLPDLIDIHNSLSESMKKLREEGPIIKEIGDLMLSRFDGPAREEIQQVAADFCSYQSIALELIKTKQRKETRFQIFMQEAESNPQCRRLQLKDLIISEMQRLTKYPLLLENILKHTDGGTPEHKKLCRARDQCREILRYVNEAVKRAENRHRLEAYQKRLDATSLERTSNPLAAEFKNLDLTSRRMIHEGALSWRISKEKTLDLHVLLLEDLLVLLQKQDEKLVLKFHSKTAPGSSDTKQTFSPVLKLNSMLIRSVATDKRALFIICTSELGPQIYELVALTPSEKNTWMELLEEAVQSAMRNATSPPKRRARELPIHRPAPSSLVLQDPDVSPILSQADSSGMEVDDVSSADDNPPDFLGKAKHPVLPEEPEAEGSEEEEEEEGEEAPAAPVPAQSSAELDEAGVSEEPGPSMHLPLPGLVLTEGLAESALEDVENLRHLILRSLLPCRDPEPEDDLTPTPSVAGGAAQPWDSVLSSQDSGCQEHSGRGGPTTDRAGLPGHSPSGRPEPELESESRPSAGDVEETGWSSDGGREASQEVERPPAAEGQGGYKVVRKAEVEGTKDATPLADSSQSETELHEGGGANVDGNYFYVSMPAGPAESSTEPPVPKPPASPVEQPPSPPCPALGSQQHDQDSTLGPGSLDGAPPPEPPAPSLVIQDVDMIFRTIEQLTLKLTRLKDVELAHRELLRSLGRGSSTEITPVGVTALEMGQWLECPPCPASDHCPSPARRGCRPQQPASSAAEPPRRSPSAPMPCQGDLPKDGWVAGVAGHPLDPPNLGKDPWEVGKPEC, from the exons GTTTGGTCCAACGCTGCGTCATCATCCAGAAGGATCAAGATGGCTTTGGCTTCACCGTCAGCGGGGACCGGATCGTCCTGGTGCAGTCTGTCCGGCCAG GAGGAGCGGCCATGAAAGCCGGAGTGCAAGAGGGTGACCGGATCGTCAAG GTGAACGGCACAATGGTGACAAACAGCTCCCATCTCGAAGTGGTGAAACTCATCAAAT CCGGCGCCTACGTTGCGCTGACCCTCCTGGGGTCTCCTCCTCCTTCAGTGGTTCTCTCCAGCCCTCAGCAAGACATGAGCGTATCGGGGGCACCCGGGATTGCACCCCTGTGCCCCCCGCCACCTCCCCCGCCTCCGTTGCCTCCGCCGCAGCGCATCACAGGACCCAAACCATTGCAG GATCCAGAAGTTCAGAAGCACGCGACTCAGATCCTCCGCAACATGCTGAGACAGGAGGAGGCCGAGTTACAG CGATTCTGCGAGGTGTACAGCCGGAACCCCGCCACCACGCTGGAGGAACGGATCGAGGGGGCGCGCAGAAGGGTCAGCCAGCTGCAGCTCAAGATCCAACAGGAGACGGGCGGCTCAGTG GATCTGGGGCGGCCGTGCTGCAATTCCAGCTCAGCCAGTCTCCGGGGGACAGAAG GTCGCCTCTCTCTGGACTCTCAGGATGGCGACAGCGGTTTGGATTCAGGCACTGAGCGGTTCCCTTCGGTGAGCGAG ATCTCTCTGAACCGGAACTCCGTTCTGTCCGACCCCGGCCTCGACAGCCCACGCACCTCCCCGGTCATCACCTCCAAGATGTTCCAGCACCATCGCCGCCAAGGCTCGGACACGCCCTTCCTGCCCATCGCGGAGCAG GGCGTGGACCGGACGCCGAGGCCTCTCATCATCGGGCCAGAGGAAGATTACGATCCGGGGTATTTCAACAACGAG cagtgCGACTCCCTCTTCCAGGACCTGGGGAAGCTCAAATCCCGACCAGCTCACCTGGGCGTCTTCCTGCGCTACATCTTCTCCCAGGCAGACCCGAGCCCCCTG CTCTTCTATTTGTGCGCAGAAGTTTGCCAGCAAATGAACTCCAAGGATTCCCGGGCGTTGGGGAAGGAGATCTGGAACATCTTCTTGGAGAAGAACGCG CCTCTGAGAATTAAAGTGTCTGAGCAGTTACTAGCTGACATAG AGTCTCGCTTGCGGAACGGGGAGGATGTCCGAAGCGCCTTCTCCGAGGCTCAGGACGCAGCGATGCCCGAGATCCAGGAGCAGATCCAGGACTACAG GACGAAGCGCACCATGGGGCTGGGAAGCCTGTATGGAGAAAACGACCTGCTGGATCTGGATGGCGATCCCCAGAAGGAGCGCCAGGTGGCTGAGAAGCAGCTTGCGCAGCTGGGTGACATACT GTCGAAATATGAAGAGGACAGGAG CTCCCCCATGGCCTTTGCCCTCAGCACCTACATGAGCCACACGGGGATCCGGATGCGGGAGGCCCGGCCAGCCAGCACCAGCGAGAAGTCCCAGGCCTTCCCAGACAAGGACAAGTGGCTGCCCTTTTTCCCCAAGGCCAAGAAG AGCAGCAGCACGAAGAAGGACAAAGATGTGATGGAGGATAAGAAACGCAATCCCATCCTGAAATACATTGGGAAGCCCAAAAGCTCCTCCCAGAGTA CATTTCATGTCCCTTTGTCCCCTGTGGAAG TCAAACCTGGCAATGTGAGGAACATCATCCAGCACTTTGAAAACAACCAGCATTGTGAGTCCCAGGAGCCTGGCACGCAGCGTCTCTCCACCGGCAGCTTCCCTGAAGAGCTGCTGGACTCAGACAG TTCCAGGTCAGAAGTCAAGCTGGGCCGGTCGGAGAGCCTGAAAGGGCGGGAGGAGATGAAGAAATCGCGAAAGGCGGAGAACGTGCCACGGTCCCGGAGCGACGTGGACATGGACGCTGCAGCAGAGGCCACGCGGCTTCACCAGTCGGCGTCGTCTTCGGCATCCAGCCTGTCCACGAG GTCCCTGGAAAACCCCACTCCTCCCTACACACCCAAGATGGGGCGCAG GAGCATTGATTCCCCCAGTCTGGGCTTCGGCACcgactccttcctcccccacctgctggaggatgacctgggccagctgtcgGACCTGGAGCCGGAACCAGACTCTCAGAACTGGCAGCACACTGTCGGCCGGGAGGTCATGGCTGACCTGACCCACAGGGAGATAGACCGCCAGGAGGTGATCAACG AGCTCTTTGCCACGGAGGCGTCTCACCTGCGGATCCTCCGAGTCCTGGACGTCCTCTTCTACCAGCGGATGAAGAGGGAGAACTTGCTATCgcgggaggagctggggctgctctTCCCCAACCTCCCGGACCTGATCGACATCCACA ATTCTCTGTCTGAATCCATGAAGAAGCTCCGAGAAGAAGGACCAATCATCAAAGAGATCGGGGATCTCATGCTTTCTCGG TTCGACGGGCCAGCACGGGAGGAAATCCAGCAGGTGGCAGCTGATTTCTGCTCATACCAGTCCATCGCCCTGGAGCTGATCAAAACCAAGCAGCGCAAGGAGACCCGCTTCCAGATCTTCATGCAG GAAGCCGAGAGCAACCCGCAGTGCCGACGCCTGCAGCTGAAGGACCTGATCATCTCCGAGATGCAGCGCCTGACCAAGTacccgctgctgctggagaataTCCTCAAGCACACGGACG GCGGGACCCCGGAGCACAAGAAGCTGTGCCGTGCCCGCGACCAGTGCCGGGAGATCCTCAGGTACGTGAATGAGGCGGTGAAGCGGGCGGAGAACCGGCACCGGCTGGAGGCCTACCAGAAACGCCTGGATGCCACGTCTCTGGAGCGGACCAGCAACCCGCTGGCAGCTGAGTTCAAG AACCTCGACCTCACCTCCCGGCGCATGATCCATGAGGGGGCTTTGAGCTGGCGCATCAGCAAGGAGAAGACATTGG ATCTGCacgtgctgctgctggaggacctCCTGGTGCTGCTGCAGAAACAGGACGAGAAGCTGGTGCTGAAATTTCACAGCAAGACGGCGCCGGGCTCCTCGGACACCAAGCAGACCTTCAGCCCCGTCCTGAAGCTCAACTCCATGCTCATCCGCTCTGTGGCCACAG ACAAACGAGCCCTTTTCATCATCTGCACTTCCGAGCTGGGGCCCCAGATCTACGAGCTGGTGGCGCTGACGCCCTCAGAGAAAAACAC GTGGatggagctgctggaggaggcGGTGCAGAGCGCCATGAGGAACGCCACCTCCCCCCCCAAACGCCGGGCCCGGGAGCTGCCCATCCACAGGCCGGCCCCATCCAG CCTGGTGCTGCAAGACCCCGACGTCTCCCCGATCCTCTCCCAAGCCGACAGCTCCGGGATGGAGGTGGACGATGTCTCTTCAG CGGATGACAATCCCCCCGACTTCCTGGGCAAGGCGAAGCATCCGGTGCTGCCAGAGGAGCCGGAGGCCGAAggcagcgaggaggaggaggaggaagagggggaggaggcaCCGGCTGCCCCTGTGCCGGCACAGAGCTCTGCGGAATTAGATGAAGCTGGAGTGTCTGAGGAACCGGGGCCCAGCATGCACCTGCCCCTCCCGGGGCTTGTGTTGACCGAGGGACTGGCCGAATCGGCCCTGGAGGACG TGGAGAACCTGCGGCATCTGATCCTGCGCAGCCTGCTGCCCTGCCGGGACCCGGAGCCTGAGGACGACCTGACCCCCACGCCCTCGGTGGCTGGAGGAGCCGCGCAGCCCTGGGACTCGGTGCTGTCCAGCCAGGACTCGGGCTGCCAGGAGCACTCGGGGCGGGGCGGCCCCACCACGGACAGGGCTGGTCTCCCGGGCCACTCGCCCAGCGGCAGGCCGGAGCCAGAGCTGGAGTCGGAAAGCCGGCCGAGTGCGGGGGACGTGGAGGAGACGGGCTGGAGTTCAGACGGCGGTCGGGAGGCGTCCCAGGAAGTGGAGAGGCCCCCGGCTGCGGAGGGGCAGGGCGGCTACAAAGTGGTCCGGAAAG CTGAGGTGGAGGGCACTAAGGATGCCACGCCCTTGGCAGACAGCAGCCAATCAGAAACTGAGTTGCATGAAGGAGGCGGAGCTAATGTAGATG GGAATTACTTCTACGTCAGCATGCCCGCCGGCCCTGCAGAGTCCTCCACGGAGCCCCCTGTCCCCAAGCCACCAGCGAGCCCCGTGGAGCAGCCCCCCAGCCCGCCTTGCCCCGCCCTTGGCTCCCAGCAGCACGACCAGGACAGCACGTTGGGCCCTGGCAGCCTTGATGgggccccaccccctgagccgcctgcccccagcctggtGATCCAGGACGTTGACATGATCTTCCGGACGATAGAACAGCTCACGCTGAAACTCACCAGGCTAAAG GACGTGGAGCTGGCCCATCGCGAGTTGCTGCGGTCTCTGGGAAGAGGTTCGTCGACTGAGATCACCCCGGTGGGGGTCACCGCACTGGAGATGGGCCAGTGGCTGGAatgcccaccctgccctgccagcgatcactgcccctcccctgcccggCGAGGCTGCAGACCCCAGCAGCCAGCGAGCTCG GCTGCCGAGCCCCCTCGGAGGAGCCCCTCTGCACCAATGCCCTGCCAGGGAGATCTCCCCAAAGATGGCTGGGtagctggagtggcagggcaccCGCTGGACCCACCCAACCTGGGGAAAGacccctgggaggtagggaagcCCGAATGTTGA